A region of Selenomonadales bacterium 4137-cl DNA encodes the following proteins:
- a CDS encoding ABC transporter permease — protein sequence MLWESILIALEGLKANKLRSLLTMLGIIIGVSAVITMVSLGLGMQQKVQSSIASLGSSLLVITPGAAQAPGSVRMASGSNITLTNQDAKAIAREIGGIRYIAPSVADSYQVVFGNQNWKTKVQGTTGEFLAVRSYKIAAGKFFASGDESTRARVAVLGQTVAANLFGSASPVGKTIRIAQAPFRVIGVLASKGQSSMGQDQDDIVLVPLTTAQERLLGITYLHNISVQVESDKVLDKAQAAITTLLRTRHRLPAGAEDDFTVRNLAALMSTMQETTGNITAFLGGIAAISLVVGGIGIMNIMLVSVTERTREIGIRKALGATFANILMQFLIEAVVISVSGGLTGILLGVAGAKVVSGFAGWNAVISWGAIMAAFGVSVSIGLFFGLYPARKAALLDPIEALRYE from the coding sequence ATGCTCTGGGAAAGCATCCTTATTGCCCTCGAGGGGCTGAAGGCGAACAAGCTCCGCTCCCTCCTCACCATGCTGGGGATTATCATCGGCGTCTCAGCCGTGATAACGATGGTGTCGCTCGGCCTCGGCATGCAGCAGAAGGTGCAGAGTTCGATCGCCAGTCTGGGCAGCAGCCTGCTCGTCATAACGCCGGGGGCGGCCCAAGCGCCCGGCAGCGTCAGGATGGCGTCAGGCTCCAACATCACGCTGACCAACCAGGACGCCAAAGCCATCGCCCGCGAGATCGGCGGCATCAGATACATCGCGCCCTCGGTCGCCGATTCCTACCAGGTCGTTTTCGGCAATCAGAATTGGAAGACCAAGGTCCAGGGCACGACCGGCGAATTCCTCGCCGTTCGCAGCTACAAAATCGCCGCCGGCAAGTTCTTCGCCAGCGGCGACGAGAGTACTCGCGCCCGGGTCGCAGTCCTCGGGCAGACGGTGGCCGCCAACCTGTTCGGCAGCGCCAGTCCTGTCGGCAAGACTATCCGCATCGCCCAGGCCCCGTTCCGGGTGATCGGCGTGCTGGCGAGCAAAGGCCAGTCATCGATGGGCCAGGATCAGGACGATATCGTGCTCGTGCCGCTGACGACCGCGCAGGAACGCCTGCTGGGCATAACCTACCTGCATAACATCAGCGTGCAGGTGGAAAGCGACAAGGTGCTCGACAAGGCGCAGGCGGCCATAACCACCCTGCTGCGGACGCGCCACCGCCTGCCGGCCGGTGCGGAGGACGATTTCACCGTACGCAACCTGGCCGCCCTTATGAGCACGATGCAGGAAACCACCGGCAACATCACCGCTTTCCTCGGCGGCATCGCCGCCATATCCCTCGTCGTCGGCGGTATCGGCATAATGAATATCATGCTCGTCTCGGTGACCGAGCGAACGCGGGAAATCGGCATCCGCAAAGCCCTGGGCGCCACCTTCGCCAATATCCTCATGCAGTTCCTCATCGAGGCGGTCGTCATCAGTGTATCCGGCGGCCTGACCGGCATCCTCCTGGGCGTGGCCGGGGCGAAGGTGGTCTCGGGTTTCGCCGGCTGGAACGCGGTAATCTCCTGGGGGGCGATCATGGCAGCGTTTGGCGTGTCGGTGTCGATCGGCCTCTTCTTCGGCCTGTACCCGGCCCGCAAGGCGGCGCTGCTCGACCCGATCGAGGCGCTCAGATACGAATAG
- a CDS encoding MBL fold metallo-hydrolase, with translation MNDLKVTLLANAGILLRYKNTKLLLDGIHESAPGMFSGLSERLLAELLAGGGPLFRNIDYVLFTHCHPDHFTAWCTEAFLENNRVKGLLMPDRQTADLVSLRQAALRRAERTWLLDLPLGVRETIPLQEDISLTVFRSHHAGKQYAEIENFCYLLDFAGRKVFIIGDGDYDAAYFARMLAGETIETAFVNPLFINLAEGREVLAQAVKPARVVVYHIPFVDRDKGFRRLVRRDIEKYQNSLPPLAVLWDELQEMTL, from the coding sequence ATGAACGACCTGAAGGTTACGTTACTCGCCAACGCGGGAATATTGCTGCGTTATAAGAACACAAAACTGTTGCTGGACGGTATCCATGAGAGCGCGCCGGGCATGTTCAGCGGGTTGTCGGAACGGTTGCTCGCCGAACTGCTGGCGGGCGGTGGTCCGTTGTTCCGGAATATCGACTACGTTTTATTCACCCATTGCCACCCCGACCATTTTACCGCCTGGTGCACGGAAGCGTTCCTCGAAAACAATCGGGTAAAAGGGTTGCTTATGCCGGACCGCCAGACGGCGGACCTTGTTTCGCTGCGGCAGGCGGCCCTGCGCCGGGCGGAACGGACCTGGCTGCTCGACCTTCCGCTCGGGGTCAGGGAGACGATTCCGCTTCAGGAGGACATTTCCCTGACGGTATTCCGGTCACATCATGCGGGCAAGCAATACGCCGAGATCGAGAATTTTTGTTACCTGCTCGACTTCGCCGGGCGGAAGGTATTCATCATCGGCGACGGCGACTACGACGCCGCGTATTTCGCCCGGATGCTCGCGGGGGAAACAATCGAAACGGCGTTTGTAAACCCGCTGTTCATCAACTTGGCCGAGGGCCGCGAAGTGCTTGCCCAAGCTGTAAAGCCGGCAAGGGTAGTCGTATACCATATCCCGTTCGTCGACAGGGATAAGGGGTTTCGGCGGCTGGTAAGGCGGGATATCGAGAAATATCAGAACAGCTTGCCGCCGCTGGCCGTCCTCTGGGATGAACTTCAGGAAATGACTTTATGA
- a CDS encoding amidohydrolase family protein, with translation MLIKAGLLLDGSGAPPCYDRFIAVENGKIAAVGGEDDFAVEQVERAVDYSPYTVLPGLIDCHVHLFLEGIADMETRRCRWREGREIMLFRAARNLELTLRKGVTTVRDLGGPYGIATTLKQAVGKKVLPGPRVLTCHRSISVPGGHFHYAGGREASGPEEIAKAVREQTEAGADCVKLMATGLVDFRTGKAGAPELTKEDIESAVAEARRVGSSVSVHANGADGVQRALIAQADTIEHGILMGEKTLDLFDGSSAYWVPTLSPLRQMLACGPANPAQPEVGLERIYSGHCALVRRGIDAGADIIAGTDAGSLGVAHGEVWQELALFTALGMSPPDAVQAATGRAAKAIGVSDVTGTVEPGKNADLLVVRGNPLRNMSFLRNVIQVYKDGESILSAARQNQEKRR, from the coding sequence ATGCTAATCAAGGCTGGATTGCTGCTTGACGGCAGCGGCGCGCCACCGTGCTACGATCGCTTTATTGCCGTGGAAAACGGCAAAATCGCCGCCGTGGGCGGCGAAGATGACTTTGCCGTCGAGCAGGTCGAACGAGCGGTGGACTACTCGCCGTACACAGTGCTGCCCGGCCTGATCGACTGCCATGTCCATTTATTCCTGGAAGGCATCGCCGACATGGAGACACGCCGGTGCCGCTGGCGGGAAGGGCGGGAAATCATGCTGTTCCGGGCCGCCCGGAACCTCGAACTGACTCTCCGCAAGGGAGTCACCACCGTCAGGGATTTAGGCGGTCCCTATGGCATCGCGACAACCTTAAAACAAGCTGTCGGCAAAAAGGTACTACCCGGACCGCGGGTACTTACCTGCCACCGGTCGATTTCCGTCCCCGGCGGCCATTTTCACTACGCCGGCGGCCGGGAGGCGTCCGGCCCGGAGGAAATAGCCAAGGCTGTCCGCGAGCAGACTGAAGCGGGTGCGGACTGCGTTAAGCTTATGGCTACGGGGCTGGTGGACTTCCGAACCGGAAAGGCCGGCGCTCCTGAGTTGACCAAGGAAGACATCGAGTCGGCGGTGGCGGAGGCGCGGCGTGTCGGCAGCTCGGTCAGCGTTCACGCCAACGGCGCTGACGGTGTGCAAAGGGCGCTGATCGCCCAAGCGGATACCATCGAGCACGGCATTCTGATGGGCGAAAAGACGCTTGATCTCTTTGACGGAAGTTCGGCCTACTGGGTGCCGACGCTTTCGCCTTTACGGCAAATGCTCGCATGCGGTCCGGCTAATCCTGCCCAGCCCGAAGTCGGCCTGGAACGGATATACAGCGGACATTGCGCGCTGGTCAGGCGGGGCATCGATGCCGGCGCCGACATAATTGCCGGCACGGATGCCGGGTCCTTGGGCGTGGCCCACGGCGAAGTCTGGCAGGAACTCGCCCTTTTCACCGCATTGGGCATGTCGCCCCCGGACGCGGTGCAAGCCGCCACCGGCAGGGCCGCAAAAGCCATCGGGGTAAGCGATGTCACCGGCACCGTCGAGCCGGGAAAAAATGCCGACCTGCTGGTTGTGCGCGGCAACCCGCTCAGAAACATGAGCTTTTTGCGTAATGTCATCCAGGTTTACAAAGACGGCGAAAGTATTTTGTCAGCCGCACGACAGAATCAGGAAAAAAGGCGATGA
- a CDS encoding methylenetetrahydrofolate reductase: MSEPAKQDGEFTTESKLERLFARGEFVVTSEIGPQKGASAESVIHHTEQSKAYCDGFNITDNQSAVVRLSSIAAAVHIMRHGGNPVIQMTCRDRNRIAIQSDLLGAYSLGVRDVLCLSGDHQSFGNHPTARNVFDIDSIQLIALVKMMRDERRLLCGDELKTEPRFYIGAVESPTGDPVELRVMRLAKKVRAGAQFIQTQAVFDVEKFAAWMDLVRNSGLDQRVNIMAGVIPVKSVRALRYMKDNVAGISVPDELVDRMANAENPQEEGKTIAVELIAQLRRIAGVKGIHIMPVGWEDVLPEIVTRAGLQLRPVAD; this comes from the coding sequence ATGAGCGAACCGGCAAAACAAGACGGGGAATTCACAACGGAAAGCAAACTGGAAAGGCTGTTCGCCAGGGGCGAATTTGTCGTCACCTCGGAAATCGGCCCGCAAAAAGGCGCCTCGGCGGAGAGCGTCATCCATCACACCGAGCAGTCAAAAGCCTACTGCGACGGCTTCAACATTACCGACAACCAAAGCGCCGTCGTCAGGCTGTCCAGCATCGCCGCCGCGGTGCACATTATGCGGCACGGCGGCAATCCCGTTATACAGATGACCTGCCGCGACCGGAACAGAATCGCCATCCAGAGCGACCTTCTTGGGGCTTACAGCCTCGGGGTCCGTGATGTACTCTGCCTGAGCGGCGACCATCAATCCTTCGGCAATCATCCGACCGCCAGGAACGTATTCGATATCGATTCCATCCAGCTTATCGCCCTCGTCAAGATGATGCGCGACGAAAGGCGGCTGCTCTGCGGCGATGAGTTGAAAACCGAACCCCGGTTCTATATCGGCGCAGTCGAAAGCCCGACCGGCGACCCCGTCGAACTCAGGGTTATGCGGCTGGCCAAAAAGGTCCGGGCCGGGGCCCAGTTCATTCAAACCCAGGCTGTCTTCGACGTGGAAAAATTCGCCGCATGGATGGACCTCGTCCGTAACTCCGGACTTGATCAGCGAGTTAACATCATGGCCGGGGTCATACCCGTCAAATCGGTCCGGGCCCTCAGGTACATGAAGGATAATGTCGCCGGCATCAGCGTTCCCGACGAACTGGTCGACAGGATGGCCAACGCGGAAAACCCGCAGGAAGAAGGCAAAACGATCGCCGTTGAACTTATTGCTCAACTGCGACGCATAGCCGGCGTGAAGGGCATACACATCATGCCGGTGGGCTGGGAAGACGTCCTGCCGGAGATTGTGACCCGCGCCGGTTTGCAGCTGCGGCCCGTTGCCGACTGA
- a CDS encoding methylenetetrahydrofolate reductase C-terminal domain-containing protein, whose translation MIVAEQKPLAEIAENIMEAQKVLVVGCGGCVTVCLSGGQKEVDILATSLRILRKKEGKPIDTATETLERQCDKEYVDKLAEKIQAADCVVSLACGVGVQYLSERYPDKCVVPAQNTKFIGGTTEHGVWEERCGLCGECILARTGGICPIIRCSKSILNGPCGGSQDGKCEVNPDVPCAWTLIYEKLKRQGREDAIYEVFPVKDWSKSRDGGPRKYVREDVLL comes from the coding sequence ATGATTGTCGCCGAACAAAAGCCGTTGGCCGAGATAGCGGAAAACATCATGGAAGCCCAAAAGGTGCTGGTGGTGGGCTGCGGGGGCTGCGTGACCGTATGCCTGTCCGGCGGCCAAAAAGAAGTTGACATCCTGGCCACCAGCCTGCGCATTCTGCGGAAAAAAGAGGGCAAGCCCATCGATACGGCGACCGAAACGCTGGAGCGGCAGTGCGACAAAGAATATGTCGACAAACTTGCCGAAAAAATTCAGGCCGCTGACTGCGTTGTTTCACTGGCCTGCGGAGTGGGCGTTCAGTACCTGTCCGAGCGGTATCCTGACAAATGCGTCGTCCCGGCCCAGAACACGAAATTTATCGGCGGCACCACCGAGCACGGCGTCTGGGAGGAGCGCTGCGGCCTATGCGGCGAGTGCATCCTGGCCCGTACCGGCGGCATCTGCCCGATCATCCGTTGCTCCAAGAGCATTCTCAACGGTCCTTGCGGCGGTTCGCAGGACGGCAAGTGCGAAGTAAACCCGGACGTGCCGTGCGCCTGGACGCTCATCTATGAAAAGCTTAAGCGGCAGGGGAGGGAAGACGCCATTTACGAGGTCTTTCCGGTGAAGGACTGGTCGAAATCCCGCGACGGCGGTCCCCGCAAGTACGTAAGGGAGGATGTGCTCCTATGA
- a CDS encoding hydrogenase iron-sulfur subunit, which translates to MNAFEPRIIAFCCYYCAYSAADLAGSMRLQYPANIRMIELPCSGKIEHNMLLTAFEEGADGVYVAGCMEGDCHFLKGNVRARKRVEYVKKLLDELGIGGDRLEMYNLSSSMGPRFAEIAREMTERIRALGPSPLNKASTRIKKDGERA; encoded by the coding sequence ATGAATGCTTTCGAACCGAGGATAATCGCCTTCTGCTGCTACTACTGCGCCTATTCGGCCGCCGACCTGGCCGGTTCCATGCGGCTGCAGTATCCGGCCAACATCCGGATGATCGAGTTGCCCTGCTCCGGCAAGATCGAGCACAATATGCTGCTCACCGCCTTCGAGGAAGGCGCCGATGGCGTATACGTCGCCGGCTGCATGGAGGGCGACTGCCATTTTCTCAAAGGCAATGTCAGAGCCCGCAAGCGGGTGGAATACGTAAAAAAACTGCTTGACGAACTGGGCATCGGCGGCGACCGTCTGGAAATGTACAACCTGTCGAGCTCGATGGGACCGCGGTTCGCTGAAATCGCCCGCGAGATGACCGAACGCATCCGCGCTTTGGGTCCCAGCCCCCTGAACAAGGCTTCTACCCGGATAAAGAAAGATGGTGAAAGAGCATGA
- a CDS encoding FAD-dependent oxidoreductase produces the protein MANNEPIGSVLVLGGGIAGMQSALDLAGGGYLVHMVTDEPSIGGKMAQLDKTFPTNECSMCLLGPKMSDCLSHPNIIIHTNSRLENLAGEAGRFTARVRKNARYVDIDECTACGDCAEACPVEVKDRFNQGMGTRKAVYKLFPQSVPNRYMIDKRGTPPCRQTCPAGTNVQGYVALVSQGKFAEALEVIHRRLPFAGICGRICHHPCEAECNRGEIDEPLAIATIKRAAADYGWDDFAATETPALVPTRKERVAIVGGGPAGMTAAYDLVAKGYQVTIFEALPSPGGWLKYGIPRYRLPEEIVQREIDNLLKHGIEVRTNTRVGTDITMEEIKSRYDAVLVAAGVQKSRDLPVEGARLSGVLPGVGFLRDIKLGLDPRVGKKVVVIGGGNVAMDVARSALRQGGAEVHVACLESRDEMPAHAWEIEEAEEEGVVLHPGWGPKRIAGGGAERVSAVEFRACTAVFDTDKRFNPRYDETRTMVLDADTVIMAVGQAADLEFLRGQDAVVTARGIIAADPVTKATGDARIFACGDVAHGPASVIEAVASAHEAAESIDRYLNGLPVEAGREKPSRDNLGRPEDTPVHPAARHPQRFASAPDRAGDYREVALGMTREEAMAEAERCLNCGVCSECLQCEKACKKQVIRHADADKALELPVGAVVLAPGFDIYDAKLKGEYGYGEYQNVISSLEFERLLSSTGPTTGHILRPSDHIAPKKVAFIQCVGSRECADGGAEYCSSICCMYSTKEALIAREHDAGIEPTIFYLDMRSYGKNFDKYVEAARQGGVRYVRAMISAVKEDPVTNNLFIKYIDEAGEIVAEEFDLVVLAVGVLPPKQAAELMAIVGIEANPYGFAATAPFSPTETTRAGIYVAGAFQGPRDIPETVVNASAAAAKAGELLAAARNTLTREKVYPPEREVSGQEPRIGVFICQCGINIASVVNVPEVVAYAQKLPGVIHCQDNLYTCSQDTLKRMKEIIEEKQLNRVVVASCTMRTHQPLFREMMREAGLNQFYFEMANIRDQCSWVHRGEPENATEKAKDLARMAVAKVRHHEPLHLHSVPVEHSLLVIGGGVAGMTAALTAARQGFAACIVEKGAELGGHAREVMLDFAGNDVQACLRQLAADVGSHPLVRVHTGCEVVNFSGHAGQFSTTIRNSRSGAETKIDHGALIVATGVREQPPVGYLYGEDPRVVTTTAFEKMVAAGQPLAAERIVMIQCAGSRTDELKYCSRTCCGQALKNAVALKERQPDTDIYILYRDIRTYGFMEKLYKEARAKGIRFVLYTPDRRPVVTRDGDGLRCDFYEPSLKTVISVNPGLVVLAPGTVPSDTSRSLGMLLKVPVNEDGFFVETHAKLGPIDFPSQGIYLCGGAHSPKSVDEAICQAQGAAARAATILTQDNLMAGGVVASVDQEKCAACLTCVRVCPYSVPRIDASGKAYIEPVQCHGCGSCAGECPNKAIELQHYKDHQVLEKIRGLFREESP, from the coding sequence ATGGCAAACAACGAACCTATAGGCTCCGTTCTCGTGCTGGGCGGCGGCATCGCCGGCATGCAATCGGCTCTCGACCTGGCGGGCGGCGGTTATCTCGTCCACATGGTGACCGACGAACCTTCCATCGGCGGGAAAATGGCCCAGCTCGACAAAACCTTCCCGACCAACGAATGCTCGATGTGTCTCCTCGGGCCCAAGATGAGCGACTGCCTGAGCCACCCCAACATCATTATCCACACCAACTCCCGGCTGGAGAACCTTGCCGGGGAAGCCGGACGGTTCACCGCCAGGGTGCGCAAGAACGCCAGATATGTCGACATCGACGAATGCACGGCCTGCGGCGACTGCGCCGAAGCCTGCCCGGTAGAAGTCAAGGATCGCTTCAACCAGGGGATGGGCACCCGGAAGGCGGTATACAAACTATTCCCGCAATCGGTGCCCAACCGGTATATGATCGACAAGCGCGGCACCCCGCCGTGCCGTCAGACCTGTCCGGCGGGCACCAACGTCCAGGGCTATGTCGCCCTGGTTTCCCAGGGGAAATTCGCCGAAGCCCTTGAGGTCATTCATCGCCGGCTGCCCTTTGCCGGCATCTGCGGCCGCATCTGCCACCACCCCTGCGAAGCGGAGTGCAATCGCGGGGAAATCGACGAACCGCTCGCCATTGCCACCATTAAACGGGCGGCGGCCGACTACGGCTGGGATGATTTTGCCGCAACCGAAACGCCGGCCCTCGTCCCGACCCGTAAAGAACGGGTGGCAATCGTCGGTGGCGGTCCGGCCGGGATGACGGCCGCCTACGATCTCGTTGCCAAAGGTTACCAAGTAACTATCTTCGAAGCCTTGCCCAGCCCGGGCGGCTGGCTCAAGTACGGCATCCCCCGCTACCGGCTGCCGGAGGAAATCGTCCAGCGGGAAATCGACAACCTGCTAAAGCACGGTATCGAAGTGCGCACAAACACCCGGGTAGGCACCGACATCACCATGGAGGAAATAAAATCCCGGTACGATGCCGTCCTTGTCGCTGCCGGCGTGCAAAAAAGCCGCGACCTGCCCGTCGAAGGCGCCAGGTTGTCCGGCGTTCTGCCCGGTGTGGGCTTCCTGCGTGACATCAAGCTGGGCCTCGATCCCCGGGTCGGCAAGAAAGTCGTTGTCATCGGCGGCGGCAACGTGGCCATGGATGTGGCCCGGTCGGCGCTGCGCCAGGGCGGGGCGGAGGTACATGTAGCCTGTCTGGAATCCCGGGACGAGATGCCGGCCCATGCCTGGGAGATCGAAGAAGCCGAGGAGGAAGGGGTAGTCCTTCACCCCGGCTGGGGTCCCAAACGGATCGCCGGCGGCGGGGCCGAAAGGGTAAGTGCTGTTGAATTCAGGGCCTGTACCGCGGTTTTCGACACCGACAAGCGTTTCAACCCCCGGTATGACGAAACGCGGACAATGGTCCTTGACGCCGACACGGTCATCATGGCTGTCGGCCAGGCGGCAGACCTCGAGTTTCTCCGCGGCCAGGACGCCGTAGTGACGGCCCGGGGCATCATCGCCGCCGACCCGGTCACCAAAGCGACCGGCGACGCCCGGATCTTCGCCTGTGGCGATGTCGCGCACGGTCCGGCCTCGGTAATCGAGGCGGTGGCCAGCGCCCACGAAGCCGCAGAATCAATCGACAGGTACCTAAACGGCCTCCCTGTCGAAGCCGGGCGCGAGAAGCCTTCCCGGGACAACCTGGGCCGTCCGGAGGATACGCCCGTTCATCCCGCTGCCCGTCACCCGCAGCGTTTCGCCTCCGCGCCGGACCGCGCCGGCGATTACCGGGAAGTCGCGCTGGGCATGACCAGGGAAGAGGCTATGGCGGAGGCGGAACGCTGCCTTAACTGCGGCGTCTGCTCCGAATGTCTCCAGTGTGAGAAAGCCTGTAAAAAGCAGGTTATCCGCCACGCCGACGCCGACAAGGCGCTCGAGCTCCCGGTCGGCGCCGTCGTGCTTGCTCCGGGCTTCGATATATATGACGCAAAGCTAAAGGGCGAGTACGGCTACGGCGAATACCAAAACGTTATCAGCAGCCTCGAATTCGAGCGGCTGCTGTCGTCCACAGGGCCGACCACCGGCCATATCCTGCGGCCGTCGGACCATATCGCCCCCAAGAAAGTGGCTTTTATCCAATGCGTCGGTTCGCGTGAATGCGCCGACGGAGGGGCCGAGTACTGCTCCTCCATCTGCTGCATGTATTCCACCAAGGAAGCGCTCATCGCCCGCGAACATGACGCCGGCATCGAGCCGACCATCTTTTACCTTGATATGCGGTCCTATGGCAAGAACTTCGACAAATACGTCGAAGCCGCCCGGCAGGGTGGCGTCCGCTATGTACGGGCCATGATTTCCGCCGTCAAGGAAGACCCGGTAACCAATAACCTGTTCATCAAATACATCGACGAAGCCGGAGAAATCGTCGCGGAGGAATTCGACCTCGTCGTGCTGGCGGTCGGTGTCCTTCCGCCCAAGCAGGCGGCTGAACTTATGGCCATCGTTGGTATTGAAGCCAACCCTTACGGCTTTGCCGCCACCGCGCCCTTCAGCCCCACGGAAACCACCCGCGCCGGCATATACGTCGCCGGAGCCTTCCAGGGGCCGCGGGACATCCCCGAAACGGTCGTGAACGCCAGCGCGGCCGCCGCCAAGGCGGGTGAGCTCCTGGCCGCCGCCCGCAACACCCTGACGCGGGAAAAAGTCTATCCGCCGGAGCGGGAAGTAAGCGGACAGGAACCGCGGATCGGCGTGTTTATCTGCCAGTGCGGCATCAACATCGCCTCGGTGGTAAACGTCCCCGAGGTTGTCGCCTACGCGCAAAAGCTGCCCGGAGTCATCCATTGCCAGGATAATCTCTACACCTGCTCCCAGGATACCCTGAAACGGATGAAGGAGATAATCGAAGAAAAGCAGCTCAACCGGGTAGTGGTGGCTTCCTGCACCATGAGGACCCACCAGCCGCTTTTCCGCGAGATGATGCGGGAGGCCGGCCTCAACCAATTTTACTTCGAAATGGCCAACATCCGCGACCAGTGCTCGTGGGTCCACCGCGGCGAGCCGGAAAACGCCACCGAGAAGGCCAAGGACCTTGCCAGGATGGCGGTTGCCAAAGTCAGGCACCATGAGCCGCTTCATCTGCATTCAGTCCCGGTCGAGCATTCTCTCCTGGTCATCGGCGGCGGAGTCGCCGGGATGACCGCCGCGCTTACGGCCGCCCGTCAGGGCTTTGCCGCCTGCATCGTCGAGAAGGGGGCCGAGCTGGGGGGCCACGCCCGGGAAGTGATGCTGGATTTCGCGGGCAACGACGTCCAGGCCTGCCTGCGCCAGTTGGCCGCCGACGTGGGCAGCCACCCGCTGGTCAGGGTCCATACCGGCTGCGAGGTTGTTAACTTCTCCGGTCATGCCGGACAATTCAGCACTACGATCCGCAACTCGCGGTCAGGGGCGGAAACCAAGATCGACCACGGCGCCTTGATAGTCGCCACCGGCGTCCGGGAACAGCCTCCGGTCGGTTATCTGTACGGTGAAGACCCCCGGGTTGTCACCACCACCGCTTTCGAAAAGATGGTTGCAGCCGGCCAGCCGCTGGCCGCCGAACGGATCGTCATGATCCAATGCGCCGGCTCCCGCACCGACGAACTGAAATACTGCAGCCGCACCTGCTGCGGCCAAGCCTTGAAGAACGCTGTCGCCCTCAAAGAGCGGCAGCCCGACACCGACATCTACATTCTCTACCGGGACATCCGCACCTACGGCTTCATGGAAAAGCTTTACAAGGAAGCCCGCGCCAAAGGCATCCGCTTTGTCCTCTACACGCCGGACCGTAGGCCTGTTGTCACCAGGGACGGCGACGGCCTTCGCTGCGATTTCTATGAACCCAGCCTGAAAACCGTTATTTCCGTGAACCCCGGACTGGTTGTGCTGGCACCGGGTACGGTTCCTTCCGATACGTCACGGAGCCTCGGCATGCTGCTGAAGGTACCGGTAAACGAAGACGGCTTCTTCGTCGAAACCCATGCCAAACTTGGGCCGATCGATTTTCCCTCCCAGGGCATCTACCTTTGCGGCGGAGCCCATTCGCCCAAATCGGTCGACGAAGCCATCTGCCAGGCCCAGGGCGCGGCGGCCCGCGCCGCCACCATCCTGACTCAGGACAATCTGATGGCCGGCGGGGTGGTAGCCAGCGTCGACCAGGAGAAATGCGCCGCCTGCCTGACCTGCGTCCGCGTCTGCCCCTACAGCGTGCCGCGCATCGACGCCTCAGGGAAGGCCTATATCGAGCCCGTCCAGTGCCACGGCTGCGGAAGCTGCGCCGGGGAATGCCCCAACAAAGCCATCGAGCTTCAGCACTACAAAGACCACCAGGTGCTTGAAAAGATTCGCGGCCTGTTCAGGGAGGAATCGCCATGA
- a CDS encoding CoB--CoM heterodisulfide reductase iron-sulfur subunit B family protein, with translation MKATYYPGCSLHSTAAEYHDSISFVCKTLGVELVELDDWNCCGASCAHATNHYLATALPLRNLIIAEQAGNDVIAPCAACYNMLRAADRAVRAQDCQAAKINDDLEEIIGARYGATIETRHPLEVFGSREMLQRIGAATLRPLKGLRVVTYYGCLLTRPKDVVAFDNPEHPVKMDKLLTALGAEVKRWSYKTECCGGALALSRTDAVAALVAKLVTEAGRAGAQAIVSACPLCQVNLDTRQTQVVHPMPIFYFTELMGLAFGAVGADRWLRKHIIDPAPVLAALAKGE, from the coding sequence ATGAAAGCGACTTATTATCCGGGCTGCTCCCTCCACTCGACCGCTGCCGAATACCACGACTCAATCAGCTTTGTCTGCAAGACCCTCGGCGTGGAACTGGTTGAACTGGACGACTGGAACTGCTGCGGAGCCTCATGCGCCCACGCCACCAACCACTATCTGGCCACGGCTCTTCCCCTGCGCAACCTTATAATCGCGGAGCAGGCCGGCAACGATGTCATCGCGCCCTGCGCTGCCTGCTACAATATGCTCAGAGCCGCCGACCGCGCCGTTCGCGCACAGGACTGTCAGGCCGCCAAGATTAACGACGACCTCGAAGAAATCATCGGAGCGCGGTACGGCGCGACCATCGAGACCAGACACCCCCTCGAAGTCTTCGGCAGCCGGGAGATGCTGCAGCGTATCGGAGCAGCGACTCTCCGTCCGCTCAAAGGTTTACGGGTGGTGACATATTACGGCTGCCTGCTTACGCGGCCGAAAGACGTAGTTGCTTTCGACAACCCCGAACACCCGGTGAAGATGGATAAACTGCTCACCGCTCTCGGCGCCGAAGTGAAACGGTGGTCGTACAAGACCGAATGCTGCGGCGGCGCTTTGGCGCTTTCACGGACCGACGCGGTGGCCGCCCTGGTCGCCAAGCTGGTCACCGAAGCCGGGCGGGCGGGTGCTCAGGCCATTGTGTCCGCATGCCCCCTGTGCCAGGTCAATCTCGACACGCGCCAGACCCAAGTCGTCCACCCCATGCCCATATTTTACTTCACCGAACTCATGGGCCTGGCGTTCGGCGCCGTAGGGGCAGACCGGTGGCTGCGCAAGCATATCATCGACCCCGCCCCGGTATTGGCGGCGCTGGCGAAAGGGGAGTGA